Proteins from a single region of Streptomyces sp. TN58:
- the arfB gene encoding alternative ribosome rescue aminoacyl-tRNA hydrolase ArfB, with product MPGPYVIRGSVVLPEGELSWRFSRSSGPGGQHVNTSDSRVELLFDLAATKALPEVWKERALERLAGRLVGGVVTVRASEHRSQLRNREMALVRLASLLAEATAPPPRQRRPTKIPRGINERRLREKKARAETKRGRTGRDW from the coding sequence ATGCCTGGTCCCTATGTCATCCGCGGTTCGGTCGTGCTCCCCGAGGGGGAGCTCTCCTGGCGTTTCTCGCGGTCCTCCGGGCCCGGCGGGCAGCACGTGAACACCTCGGACTCGCGCGTGGAGCTGCTGTTCGACCTGGCGGCGACCAAGGCGCTGCCCGAGGTGTGGAAGGAGCGGGCGCTGGAGCGCCTCGCGGGCCGGCTGGTGGGCGGGGTGGTCACCGTACGGGCCTCCGAGCACCGCTCGCAGTTGCGCAACCGGGAGATGGCGCTGGTCCGGCTGGCCTCGCTGCTGGCCGAGGCGACGGCGCCGCCGCCCAGGCAGCGCCGGCCGACGAAGATCCCGCGCGGGATCAACGAGCGGCGGCTGCGGGAGAAGAAGGCGCGTGCCGAGACCAAGCGGGGCCGGACCGGCCGGGACTGGTAA
- a CDS encoding TerD family protein encodes MAVSLSKGGNVSLTKEAPGLAAVTVGLGWDVRTTTGVDFDLDASAIAVNATGKVVSDGHFVFFNNKSTPDQTIVHTGDNRTGEGAGDDEAINVNLAGLPADVDKIVFPVSIYDAESRSQNFGQVRNAYIRVVNQAGGAEIARYDLSEDAATETAMVFGELYRNGAEWKFRAVGQGYASGLTGIAQDFGVNV; translated from the coding sequence ATGGCTGTCAGCCTGTCCAAGGGCGGCAACGTCTCGCTCACGAAGGAGGCCCCGGGCCTCGCTGCCGTCACGGTCGGTCTCGGCTGGGACGTCCGCACCACGACCGGTGTCGACTTCGACCTCGACGCGTCGGCGATCGCCGTGAACGCGACGGGCAAGGTCGTCTCCGACGGCCACTTCGTCTTCTTCAACAACAAGTCCACCCCGGACCAGACCATCGTCCACACCGGTGACAACCGCACCGGCGAAGGCGCCGGCGACGACGAGGCCATCAACGTCAACCTCGCGGGCCTCCCCGCCGACGTCGACAAGATCGTCTTCCCGGTCTCGATCTACGACGCCGAGAGCCGCAGCCAGAACTTCGGCCAGGTCCGCAACGCCTACATCCGCGTCGTGAACCAGGCCGGCGGCGCCGAGATCGCCCGCTACGACCTCTCCGAGGACGCGGCGACCGAGACCGCCATGGTCTTCGGCGAGCTCTACCGCAACGGCGCGGAGTGGAAGTTCCGCGCGGTCGGCCAGGGCTACGCCTCCGGCCTCACCGGCATCGCGCAGGACTTCGGCGTCAACGTCTGA
- a CDS encoding sensor histidine kinase: protein MSHPAIRPDTRTLATVAHTAFFLLLGASVARFLLRHPGEPRTPWVLALSITLALLYVLGPVLGPVLGPSLGRTPGGTPGAATPTPRRRLLWLGLVVTTWVILVVLAPSFAWCAVPLFFTALRTLPPRAAIVLVALLTAFVVTAQLQLAKSFDPNLLLAPPAVAALATAVFVHMERQAQAQRALIDDLLRTRRELAATERREGTLAERQRLSMEIHDTLAQNLSSQQMLLQAADRTWDTDPATARAHVRTATGIAAHGLAEARRLVHDLAPSELADGAGLADALRALDAGPGIEVRFHLEGAPAPLPDRVQSALLRIAQGALANIREHSDARTAALTLSFLGDQVVLDIADDGHGFTEPRTGTRTGADGRGHGLPAMRARVRQLGGTLTIESTPGEGTVLSAAIPLEPAP from the coding sequence GTGAGTCACCCCGCGATCAGGCCGGACACCCGAACCCTCGCGACGGTCGCCCACACCGCCTTCTTCCTGCTCCTCGGCGCCTCCGTGGCCCGCTTCCTGCTGCGCCACCCCGGCGAACCCCGCACCCCCTGGGTCCTCGCCCTCAGCATCACCCTGGCCCTGCTCTACGTACTCGGCCCCGTACTCGGCCCCGTACTCGGCCCCTCACTCGGCCGCACCCCCGGCGGCACCCCCGGCGCCGCCACCCCCACCCCCCGCCGCCGCCTCCTCTGGCTCGGACTGGTCGTCACCACCTGGGTCATCCTCGTCGTCCTCGCACCGAGCTTCGCCTGGTGCGCCGTACCCCTCTTCTTCACCGCCCTGCGCACCCTCCCCCCGCGCGCCGCCATCGTCCTCGTGGCCCTCCTCACCGCCTTCGTCGTGACCGCCCAGCTCCAGCTGGCCAAGTCCTTCGACCCCAACCTGCTCCTCGCCCCACCCGCCGTCGCCGCCCTCGCCACCGCCGTCTTCGTCCACATGGAACGCCAGGCGCAGGCCCAGCGCGCACTCATCGACGACCTGCTCCGGACCCGCCGGGAGCTGGCCGCCACCGAACGCCGCGAAGGCACCCTCGCGGAACGCCAGCGGCTCTCCATGGAGATCCACGACACCCTCGCCCAGAACCTCTCCAGCCAGCAGATGCTCCTCCAGGCCGCCGACCGCACCTGGGACACCGACCCCGCCACCGCCCGCGCGCACGTCCGTACCGCCACCGGCATCGCCGCCCACGGCCTCGCCGAGGCCCGCCGGCTGGTCCACGACCTGGCCCCGTCCGAGCTCGCCGACGGCGCCGGCCTCGCCGACGCCCTGCGCGCCCTCGACGCCGGCCCCGGCATCGAGGTCCGCTTCCACCTCGAAGGCGCCCCGGCCCCGCTCCCCGATCGCGTCCAGTCCGCCCTCCTGCGCATAGCCCAGGGCGCCCTCGCCAACATCCGCGAGCACTCCGACGCCCGTACGGCCGCGCTCACCCTCAGCTTCCTCGGCGACCAGGTGGTACTCGACATCGCCGACGACGGCCACGGCTTCACCGAACCCCGCACCGGCACCCGCACCGGCGCCGACGGACGCGGACACGGCCTCCCGGCGATGCGGGCCCGCGTACGCCAGCTGGGCGGCACCCTGACCATCGAATCCACGCCGGGCGAGGGCACCGTCCTCTCCGCGGCCATCCCCCTGGAGCCCGCTCCATGA
- a CDS encoding GlcG/HbpS family heme-binding protein encodes MNTRTRVLTGTALAVALGAGAFGAVSASASPASTTAQAAAVAGKKDGPSGKDFTTTTHLTVDAATRAAQAVLKAAAAENQKVTVAVVDRNGNTIVTLRGDGAGPQSYESAQRKAYTAVSWNAPTSVLAGRLAQAPNLKDIPGTLFLGGGTPVQANGAPVAGIGVAGAPSGELDEKFAKAGVDALGK; translated from the coding sequence ATGAACACCCGCACCCGCGTTCTCACCGGTACCGCCCTCGCCGTCGCCCTGGGCGCCGGAGCCTTCGGAGCCGTGAGCGCCAGCGCGTCCCCCGCCTCCACCACCGCCCAGGCCGCCGCCGTCGCCGGGAAGAAGGACGGTCCGAGCGGCAAGGACTTCACGACGACGACCCACCTGACCGTCGACGCCGCCACCCGCGCCGCCCAGGCCGTCCTCAAGGCCGCCGCGGCGGAGAACCAGAAGGTGACCGTCGCGGTGGTGGACCGCAACGGCAACACCATCGTCACCCTGCGCGGCGACGGCGCCGGCCCGCAGTCCTACGAGTCGGCGCAGCGCAAGGCCTACACCGCCGTGTCGTGGAACGCTCCGACCTCTGTGCTCGCGGGCCGGCTGGCCCAGGCCCCGAACCTGAAGGACATCCCCGGCACCCTCTTCCTCGGCGGCGGCACCCCGGTCCAGGCGAACGGCGCGCCCGTCGCCGGCATCGGTGTGGCCGGCGCCCCGAGCGGTGAGCTGGACGAGAAGTTTGCCAAGGCGGGCGTCGACGCGCTCGGCAAGTAG
- a CDS encoding M1 family metallopeptidase — MDHRALPRFAAPAVAALLAVTTACTGGPVQGRPGAAGLRDPYFPKAGNGGYQVEHYALDLAYDPADGVLHGRAVITARAEQGLSSFNLDLSGLHVEDVSVDGAAARFNRTGNELTVRPADDLKKGRVFRTEVGYSGRPKALTDADGSEEGWIAGEDGAVGVGEPVGSMTWFPGNHHPRDKAAYDITLTVPHGYEAVSNGELKSRTEVGGGRTRFAWHNPEPMASYLATAVVGPYKVTTGRTPSGVALYNAVSPQEAAASEEVLARQSEMLEWGGRRFGPYPFGTAGAVVLPAGTLDYALETQTKPVYPGAPGDEALVLHELAHQWFGNSVSPKTWKDMWLNEGFATYAEWLWGEDHGGPTAQERFDALLSGDTDVDAAAESGWDAFPPADPPGPEDISGSPVYQRGAMVLQRIRQEVGDEKFFALLRGWAADHRHGNASTADFTAYAQEKTGHDLKKVWDVWLYGKARPK; from the coding sequence GTGGACCACCGCGCACTTCCCCGCTTCGCCGCCCCTGCCGTCGCCGCCCTGCTCGCCGTCACCACGGCCTGCACGGGAGGCCCGGTGCAGGGGCGGCCGGGCGCGGCGGGGCTGCGCGACCCGTACTTCCCCAAAGCCGGCAACGGCGGCTACCAGGTGGAGCACTACGCGCTGGACCTGGCCTACGACCCCGCCGACGGGGTGCTGCACGGCAGGGCCGTCATCACCGCGCGCGCCGAGCAGGGGCTCAGCTCCTTCAACCTCGACCTCAGCGGCCTGCACGTGGAGGACGTGAGCGTCGACGGCGCGGCGGCCCGGTTCAACCGGACCGGCAACGAGCTGACCGTGCGCCCGGCCGACGACCTGAAGAAGGGCCGGGTCTTTCGCACCGAGGTCGGCTACAGCGGGCGGCCGAAGGCCCTCACCGACGCGGACGGCTCCGAGGAGGGCTGGATCGCGGGCGAGGACGGCGCGGTCGGTGTCGGCGAGCCGGTCGGGTCGATGACCTGGTTCCCCGGCAACCACCATCCCCGCGACAAGGCCGCGTACGACATCACCCTCACCGTCCCGCACGGCTACGAGGCCGTGTCGAACGGGGAGTTGAAGTCCCGAACCGAAGTGGGCGGCGGGCGCACGCGGTTCGCGTGGCACAACCCGGAGCCGATGGCGAGCTACCTGGCCACCGCGGTCGTCGGGCCGTACAAGGTGACCACGGGGCGTACGCCTTCCGGGGTGGCCCTCTACAACGCGGTGTCGCCGCAGGAGGCGGCCGCGAGCGAGGAGGTGTTGGCGCGGCAGTCGGAGATGCTGGAGTGGGGCGGGCGCCGGTTCGGCCCCTACCCCTTCGGGACGGCGGGGGCGGTCGTACTGCCCGCCGGGACCCTCGACTACGCGCTGGAGACGCAGACCAAGCCGGTGTACCCGGGTGCGCCCGGCGACGAGGCGCTGGTGCTGCACGAACTGGCCCACCAGTGGTTCGGCAACTCGGTGTCGCCGAAGACCTGGAAGGACATGTGGCTGAACGAGGGCTTCGCGACCTACGCCGAGTGGCTGTGGGGCGAGGACCACGGCGGGCCCACGGCGCAGGAGCGCTTCGACGCGCTGCTGAGCGGTGACACGGACGTCGACGCGGCCGCCGAGTCCGGCTGGGACGCTTTCCCGCCGGCCGATCCGCCCGGCCCCGAGGACATCTCCGGGAGCCCGGTGTACCAGCGCGGTGCGATGGTCCTGCAGCGGATCCGGCAGGAGGTGGGCGACGAGAAGTTCTTCGCCCTGCTGCGCGGCTGGGCCGCGGACCACCGGCACGGGAACGCGAGTACGGCCGACTTCACCGCCTACGCGCAGGAGAAGACGGGCCATGACCTGAAGAAGGTCTGGGACGTCTGGCTGTACGGGAAGGCCCGCCCGAAGTAG
- a CDS encoding flavin reductase family protein: MSRLAAGVCLITAHEIPLTADGPRGEDVGMTATAFMSVSLEPPLVLVSLREGSRMDDLLAEQPLWAVSVLADHQIQTAGRFAMKGRISDRLLFADLPYVRGEASGAPLLSGALATLECRTEKRVEAGDHTLVIGRVLTAALPSPDSAPLTYFRGRYRHLG; encoded by the coding sequence ATGTCCCGGCTGGCCGCGGGCGTGTGCCTGATCACCGCCCACGAGATCCCGCTGACGGCCGACGGCCCGCGCGGCGAGGACGTCGGCATGACGGCCACCGCCTTCATGTCCGTGTCCCTGGAGCCGCCCCTGGTCCTGGTCAGCCTGCGCGAGGGCTCCCGTATGGACGACCTGCTGGCGGAGCAGCCGCTGTGGGCGGTCTCCGTCCTGGCCGACCACCAGATCCAGACCGCGGGCCGCTTCGCCATGAAGGGCCGCATCAGCGACCGGCTGCTCTTCGCCGACCTGCCGTACGTACGCGGCGAGGCCTCCGGCGCACCGCTGCTGAGCGGCGCCCTGGCCACCCTGGAGTGCCGTACGGAGAAGCGCGTCGAGGCGGGCGACCACACGCTGGTCATCGGCCGGGTCCTGACGGCCGCGCTGCCGTCCCCGGACTCGGCGCCGCTGACGTACTTCCGCGGGCGCTACCGGCACCTGGGCTGA